In a genomic window of Staphylococcus taiwanensis:
- a CDS encoding CocE/NonD family hydrolase, producing MVQNNLGNPQLEVTNVEEVKDGLNHIVVDSIQYGNQEMIMEKNVSVNMKDGEQLYINIFRPDKEGQFPVVMSADTYGKDNKPKITNMGAAWPTLGAIPTSSFTPEESPDPGFWVPNDYVVVKVALRGSAGSNGVLSPWSKREAEDYYEVIEWAAQQNWSNGNIGTNGVSYLAVTQWWVASLNPPHLKAMIPWEGLNDMYREVAFHGGIPDTGFFRFWIKGIFARWTDNPNIEDLIQAQKDHPLFDEFWKQRQAPLAHITTPLLTCASWSTQGLHNRGSFEGFKQANSENKWLYIHGRKEWESYYARENLERQKEFFDYYLKEEDNDWLETPHVIYEVRDKLYRGEFKSATQFPLPNANYQALYLNNSDMSLNNQSISTGTVASYNSESNEDELRYTYTFNQDTELVGNMKLKLWIAAEEADDLDIFAGIKKLDRKGNEVHFPDFNHIEKGQVATGWLRASHRELDETKSTIAQPWHTHAHEQKVTPNEVVPVEIELLPSGTLFKKGETLVVVVKGNEIIKGNSTPLPNMKTRYEHEDTVNKGNHLVYTGGDFDSHLIIPVIE from the coding sequence ATGGTACAAAATAATTTAGGTAATCCACAATTAGAAGTTACAAATGTTGAAGAAGTCAAAGATGGTTTAAATCATATCGTAGTAGATAGCATCCAATATGGTAACCAAGAAATGATTATGGAAAAAAATGTATCAGTAAACATGAAAGATGGCGAACAATTATATATTAATATTTTCAGACCTGATAAAGAAGGCCAATTTCCAGTTGTCATGTCTGCTGACACATATGGCAAAGATAATAAACCTAAAATTACAAATATGGGTGCTGCATGGCCTACATTAGGTGCAATTCCTACTTCAAGTTTTACACCAGAAGAATCTCCAGACCCTGGTTTCTGGGTTCCAAATGATTATGTCGTAGTCAAAGTCGCATTAAGAGGCAGCGCAGGTTCAAACGGTGTACTATCTCCATGGTCAAAACGTGAAGCTGAAGATTACTATGAGGTCATTGAATGGGCAGCACAACAAAATTGGAGTAATGGTAATATAGGTACAAATGGCGTGTCTTATTTAGCTGTCACTCAATGGTGGGTCGCTTCACTTAATCCACCACATCTTAAAGCGATGATTCCATGGGAAGGCTTAAATGATATGTATCGTGAAGTAGCCTTTCACGGTGGTATACCAGATACTGGATTTTTCCGTTTCTGGATAAAAGGTATCTTCGCGAGATGGACAGATAATCCAAATATTGAAGATTTAATTCAAGCTCAAAAAGATCATCCATTATTTGATGAATTCTGGAAACAACGTCAAGCACCACTTGCTCATATCACTACACCACTATTAACTTGTGCAAGTTGGTCTACTCAAGGACTACACAACAGAGGTTCTTTCGAAGGATTTAAACAAGCTAACTCTGAAAATAAATGGCTATATATACATGGTCGTAAAGAATGGGAAAGTTATTATGCACGTGAAAATCTTGAACGTCAAAAAGAATTCTTCGACTATTATCTAAAAGAAGAAGATAACGATTGGTTAGAAACACCACATGTCATTTATGAAGTGCGTGACAAATTATATCGTGGTGAATTTAAAAGCGCGACTCAGTTCCCGCTTCCAAACGCAAATTATCAAGCACTATATTTAAATAACTCAGATATGTCACTTAATAATCAATCTATATCAACAGGTACAGTAGCAAGTTATAACTCAGAAAGCAATGAAGATGAATTACGCTACACTTATACTTTCAATCAAGATACAGAACTCGTTGGTAATATGAAATTAAAATTATGGATAGCTGCCGAAGAGGCTGATGATTTAGATATATTTGCGGGCATTAAAAAGTTAGACCGTAAAGGTAATGAAGTACATTTCCCAGATTTCAACCATATTGAAAAAGGACAAGTCGCAACAGGTTGGTTACGTGCTTCTCATCGTGAACTAGATGAAACAAAATCTACAATTGCACAACCATGGCACACACATGCACATGAACAAAAAGTTACTCCAAATGAAGTCGTGCCAGTGGAAATAGAGTTATTACCATCTGGTACATTATTTAAAAAAGGTGAAACGTTAGTCGTTGTTGTTAAAGGTAATGAAATTATAAAAGGCAATAGTACACCTTTACCTAATATGAAAACACGTTATGAACATGAAGATACTGTAAATAAAGGCAATCACCTAGTTTATACAGGTGGCGATTTTGATTCACACTTAATTATTCCAGTAATTGAATAA
- a CDS encoding TetR/AcrR family transcriptional regulator, with translation MTQDRRIRKSQQAIKDAFIKLLHEHQFADITVQQIADLADINRGTFYTHYLDKYDLLEKMEDEHVDIVREFIIDSKNSSGGKFSTEDLRQIMEFLIAHIEDNIEFYRLMFKIGKESMLHEKLYGVLNNYLNSFANIEGEISGIPFSYFMSYVSGAGLSFLRHWVEDGNRIPKEDLIQYFYDIVNNGPATIIQREINK, from the coding sequence ATGACTCAAGATCGTAGAATTAGAAAATCCCAACAGGCAATTAAAGATGCATTTATAAAATTACTACATGAACATCAGTTTGCTGATATCACTGTGCAACAAATTGCAGATTTAGCGGATATCAATCGTGGCACATTTTATACGCATTATTTAGATAAATATGACTTATTAGAAAAAATGGAAGACGAACATGTAGATATTGTGCGTGAGTTTATTATAGATAGTAAAAATAGTAGTGGTGGAAAGTTCTCAACCGAAGATTTAAGACAAATAATGGAATTCCTTATCGCACATATTGAAGATAATATAGAGTTTTATCGTCTAATGTTTAAAATTGGTAAAGAGTCCATGTTACATGAAAAGTTATATGGGGTATTAAATAATTATTTGAATAGTTTTGCCAATATAGAAGGTGAAATTAGTGGTATTCCATTCTCATATTTTATGAGTTATGTATCAGGTGCAGGATTATCATTTTTAAGACATTGGGTAGAAGATGGTAACCGTATCCCTAAAGAAGATTTAATCCAATATTTTTATGATATTGTTAATAACGGTCCAGCTACCATTATACAAAGAGAAATTAATAAATAA
- a CDS encoding DUF3278 domain-containing protein, producing MNKFSNILFNWFTQNPTGRDEREQGVLEHKLALLFIFTYISIIVLGAISLIVDIKNDTMSFGTICLLAMSVILTFVSLWVNRRNRLDELKATSAEEYKNWVKKLALKCIFSVVYFIVVMFIMTGVIFPYIFNDGFHFKAQLIQCVISGVLFGGIMFVYYMIMLKKEY from the coding sequence ATGAATAAATTTAGTAATATATTATTTAATTGGTTCACTCAAAATCCAACAGGCCGTGATGAACGTGAACAAGGTGTACTTGAACACAAGTTAGCATTACTTTTTATCTTTACTTATATAAGTATCATAGTGCTCGGAGCGATAAGTTTAATCGTGGATATAAAGAATGACACTATGAGTTTCGGAACAATTTGTTTGTTAGCCATGAGTGTTATTTTAACGTTTGTATCTCTATGGGTTAATAGAAGAAATCGTTTAGATGAATTAAAAGCAACCTCTGCTGAAGAGTATAAAAATTGGGTGAAGAAACTTGCTTTAAAATGTATATTTTCCGTCGTATATTTTATAGTAGTCATGTTCATTATGACAGGCGTTATCTTCCCCTACATTTTTAATGACGGATTTCACTTTAAAGCGCAATTAATTCAATGTGTTATCTCTGGCGTGCTATTCGGTGGTATCATGTTTGTTTATTATATGATTATGTTAAAAAAAGAATATTAA
- a CDS encoding epoxyqueuosine reductase QueH: MLKADPIIAKMKNQKINYDRVLKKLINQWEREELRPKILLHSCCAPCSTYTLEYLTQYADIAIYFANPNIHPKNEYLRRAKVQEQFVTDFNERTGQSVKYIEAEYKPHEFMKMAKSRGLTEEPEGGLRCTACFEMRLELVAEAAVKYGYDYFGSALTLSPKKNAQLINELGLEVQNIYDVNYLPSDFKKNKGYERSIEMCNDYHIFRQCYCGCVFAAMAQGIDFKVINQEAKDFLQQF; encoded by the coding sequence ATGTTAAAAGCGGATCCAATCATTGCTAAAATGAAAAATCAAAAAATTAATTATGATCGTGTACTGAAAAAATTAATTAATCAATGGGAAAGAGAAGAATTACGACCTAAGATACTTTTGCATAGTTGTTGTGCACCATGTAGTACGTATACTTTGGAATACTTAACACAGTATGCAGATATTGCTATTTACTTTGCTAATCCCAATATTCATCCTAAAAATGAATATTTAAGACGTGCAAAAGTCCAAGAACAATTTGTTACTGACTTTAATGAGAGAACAGGACAAAGTGTTAAATATATTGAAGCGGAATATAAACCACATGAATTTATGAAGATGGCGAAATCGCGAGGACTCACTGAAGAACCTGAAGGCGGCCTACGTTGTACAGCATGTTTTGAAATGCGTTTAGAGCTTGTGGCCGAAGCAGCAGTAAAATATGGTTATGATTACTTTGGTAGTGCGTTAACATTGTCACCTAAAAAGAATGCACAATTGATTAATGAACTTGGTCTAGAAGTTCAAAATATTTACGATGTAAATTATTTACCTAGTGATTTTAAGAAGAATAAGGGCTATGAACGCTCAATTGAAATGTGCAATGACTATCATATATTTAGACAATGCTATTGTGGATGTGTCTTCGCTGCGATGGCACAGGGGATTGATTTCAAAGTGATTAATCAAGAGGCGAAAGACTTCTTACAACAATTTTAA
- a CDS encoding quinone-dependent dihydroorotate dehydrogenase has product MYKLIKPLLFKFDPEKAHGMTIDALKLAQKRPFLLPVMHKIFNYEDPSLTQTIKGITFNNPIGLAAGFDKSCEVPKALENVGFGALELGGITPKPQDGNPKPRMYRLVEDNALINRMGFNNIGMNRALWNLRRYAYNIPVGLNVGVNKTTPYNDRYQDYIKVIDTFKADVSFFTVNISSPNTENLQSFHDKDEFSMLCKALKDFKAHTEVNVPIFLKLTSDLELDGFKTILPAITETFDGMILANTTRQRDGLTSSNKVEDGGLSGQPLFKRNLELVKWAYQQTKGEFLIIGTGGIFSAKDAIQMMRNGASLVQIYSSLVIEGPGLTKKINKDIATYLKQHHYHNVSEIIGLDAK; this is encoded by the coding sequence ATGTATAAATTAATTAAACCACTATTATTTAAATTTGATCCTGAAAAAGCACACGGTATGACGATCGACGCTTTAAAACTTGCACAAAAGCGCCCTTTCTTATTACCTGTGATGCATAAAATATTTAATTATGAAGACCCATCATTAACACAAACGATTAAAGGTATTACATTTAATAATCCAATCGGCTTAGCTGCAGGCTTTGACAAATCTTGTGAAGTCCCTAAAGCACTTGAAAATGTTGGTTTTGGTGCACTTGAACTAGGTGGTATTACACCTAAACCTCAAGATGGCAATCCTAAACCACGTATGTATCGTTTAGTTGAAGACAATGCACTAATTAACCGTATGGGCTTTAACAATATTGGTATGAACCGCGCGTTATGGAATTTACGTCGTTATGCTTATAACATCCCAGTTGGACTAAATGTTGGCGTCAATAAAACGACGCCATACAACGATCGCTATCAAGATTACATTAAGGTGATTGATACGTTTAAAGCAGATGTATCCTTCTTTACAGTTAATATAAGCTCACCAAATACTGAGAATTTGCAAAGTTTCCATGATAAAGATGAATTTTCTATGTTATGTAAAGCATTGAAAGATTTCAAAGCACATACAGAAGTGAACGTCCCTATTTTCTTAAAATTAACTTCAGATTTAGAGCTTGATGGTTTTAAAACGATTTTACCTGCGATTACAGAAACATTCGATGGTATGATATTAGCGAATACGACACGACAACGTGATGGTTTAACTTCTTCAAATAAAGTAGAAGATGGCGGATTAAGTGGTCAACCACTTTTCAAAAGAAACTTAGAATTAGTGAAATGGGCCTATCAACAAACTAAAGGCGAATTCTTAATTATTGGAACAGGCGGTATATTCAGTGCGAAAGATGCGATTCAAATGATGCGTAATGGTGCATCTCTTGTTCAAATTTATTCTTCTTTAGTCATAGAAGGCCCCGGATTAACAAAGAAGATTAATAAAGACATCGCTACATATTTAAAACAACATCACTATCATAATGTAAGTGAAATTATCGGTTTAGATGCGAAATAG
- a CDS encoding fructosamine kinase family protein — translation MKKEWQAQLPLDHISDISPVSGGDVNEAFKVTTEDGAYFLLVQRNRDKSFYAAEIAGLDAFEQAGVTAPRVIDSGEINGDAFLILSYLDEGTSGSQRELGQLVAKMHRQQQHDGKFGFDLPHEGGDISFDNSWSDSWIEIFVERRMDHLRDELMRKGLWNDEDNKVYEQVRTVMINELIEHHSKPSLLHGDLWGGNYMFLTDGSPALFDPAPFYGDREFDLGITTVFGGFTQEFYDEYEKHYPLGKGARKRLEFYRLYLFMVHLLKFGGMYASSVNRSMDEILA, via the coding sequence ATGAAAAAAGAATGGCAAGCACAGCTACCATTAGACCATATCAGTGATATTTCACCAGTGAGTGGTGGAGATGTCAACGAAGCATTCAAAGTAACGACTGAAGATGGTGCGTATTTCTTGTTAGTTCAACGCAATCGAGATAAGTCATTCTATGCAGCTGAAATAGCTGGACTCGATGCATTTGAACAAGCAGGTGTAACGGCACCACGTGTGATAGATAGTGGTGAAATAAATGGGGATGCTTTCTTGATATTAAGTTATTTAGATGAAGGAACAAGTGGTAGCCAGCGTGAATTAGGTCAGTTAGTAGCAAAAATGCATCGTCAGCAACAACACGATGGGAAATTTGGTTTCGATTTGCCTCACGAGGGTGGGGATATTTCATTTGATAATTCATGGTCAGATTCATGGATTGAAATCTTTGTCGAACGTCGCATGGATCATTTGAGAGATGAATTGATGCGTAAAGGCTTATGGAATGACGAAGATAATAAAGTTTACGAACAAGTACGTACGGTGATGATAAATGAATTAATTGAGCATCATAGTAAACCATCATTATTACATGGAGATTTATGGGGTGGCAATTACATGTTCTTAACGGATGGAAGTCCAGCGTTATTCGACCCAGCACCATTTTATGGTGATAGAGAGTTTGATTTAGGTATTACGACTGTATTTGGCGGCTTTACCCAAGAATTCTATGACGAATATGAGAAACATTATCCTCTAGGAAAAGGTGCACGTAAGCGATTAGAATTTTATAGATTATATTTATTTATGGTCCATTTACTCAAATTTGGTGGAATGTATGCAAGTAGCGTAAATCGATCAATGGATGAAATATTGGCATAA
- a CDS encoding amidohydrolase: MKKIDLHAHYISPGFSKFLDDYFDGKGDGVATPKFSPEGYLELMTRMEIEYGVLSISSPHISVAPDEEMIDLSKEVNAYASEFTHKYPEQLGFFATLPIPLVEESIATIDTALDQQGALGFTLPTNARGIYIGDDRLDKVLAKLNERHAVVALHPNEPKPNIEAMSDVVPAPLMEFIFDTTRTVIYMSQNNVFSKYPNIKWIIPHCGALLPVIAQRVAMGNKMFGSERQPDDLEQVMKELYFDLAGKVLPYQLPNIAQCVDMNKIVYGSDAPYTTDQVVTMLADELESTELISRHELEKMLYDNGKQLLKTINED, encoded by the coding sequence ATGAAGAAAATTGATTTACATGCACATTATATATCACCTGGGTTCTCGAAATTTCTAGATGATTATTTCGATGGTAAAGGCGATGGTGTGGCAACACCGAAGTTCTCACCTGAAGGTTATTTAGAATTAATGACACGTATGGAAATTGAATATGGTGTGCTATCTATTTCGAGCCCACATATCAGTGTGGCGCCAGATGAAGAAATGATTGACTTATCTAAAGAAGTCAATGCGTATGCATCTGAATTTACGCACAAATATCCAGAGCAATTAGGTTTCTTTGCGACGTTACCAATACCATTGGTTGAAGAAAGTATTGCCACGATTGATACCGCATTAGATCAACAAGGTGCTTTAGGTTTCACTTTACCTACGAATGCACGTGGTATTTATATTGGTGATGACCGCCTAGATAAAGTCTTAGCTAAATTAAATGAACGTCATGCCGTTGTGGCACTCCATCCAAATGAGCCTAAACCGAATATTGAAGCAATGAGCGACGTTGTTCCTGCACCTTTAATGGAGTTTATTTTTGATACAACACGTACAGTCATCTACATGAGTCAAAACAATGTGTTTAGCAAGTATCCGAATATTAAATGGATTATTCCGCATTGTGGTGCATTACTCCCTGTCATTGCACAACGAGTTGCAATGGGTAATAAGATGTTTGGAAGTGAGCGTCAACCTGATGATTTAGAACAAGTTATGAAAGAGTTATACTTTGATTTAGCTGGAAAAGTCTTACCTTATCAGCTTCCAAATATCGCTCAATGTGTAGATATGAATAAAATTGTATATGGTTCAGATGCACCTTATACAACAGATCAAGTTGTAACGATGTTAGCAGATGAATTAGAATCAACTGAATTAATCTCACGACATGAACTTGAAAAAATGTTATATGATAACGGCAAACAGTTATTAAAAACAATTAATGAAGATTAA
- a CDS encoding bile acid 7-alpha dehydratase, whose amino-acid sequence MLFTRNKPYTNETLLAKEDILELIQFERFCRDNALWESMETCFADDSYINISWFKGNGSEFVASSKAMNRYAPHQIHHSQIWINDTRAVAIMQATIQTRFSIQNVEMELQSDAKLVYCLEQDNQGVWYITRLECIYEKDSLTPVKPTTINLPKDDFADYRPSYACLSYALNAIGYDVNSELQGIDRPNEVNAYYAEIDDWLTFKEEEKEA is encoded by the coding sequence GTGCTTTTCACGAGAAATAAACCTTATACTAACGAAACGTTACTAGCCAAAGAAGATATTCTTGAGCTTATTCAATTTGAACGTTTCTGTCGTGATAATGCCCTATGGGAAAGCATGGAAACATGTTTCGCAGATGATTCTTATATCAATATTTCATGGTTTAAAGGTAATGGTAGTGAGTTTGTCGCTTCATCTAAAGCAATGAATCGCTATGCCCCTCATCAAATCCATCATTCTCAAATTTGGATTAATGACACACGTGCTGTAGCAATTATGCAAGCGACTATTCAAACACGCTTTTCAATTCAAAATGTTGAAATGGAATTACAATCAGATGCCAAATTAGTATATTGTCTCGAACAAGATAATCAAGGCGTTTGGTATATTACACGTCTTGAATGTATATATGAGAAAGATAGCCTAACACCGGTTAAACCGACGACGATTAATTTGCCAAAGGATGACTTTGCGGATTATCGTCCAAGCTATGCTTGCTTATCTTATGCATTAAATGCCATTGGCTATGATGTGAACAGTGAGCTACAAGGCATTGATAGACCGAACGAAGTCAATGCCTATTATGCTGAAATTGATGATTGGCTAACTTTTAAAGAAGAAGAGAAAGAAGCGTAA
- a CDS encoding alpha/beta hydrolase yields the protein METLELQGAKLRYHKVGNGPVIIFIPGANGTGDIFMPLAQQLKDKFTVVAVDRRGYGQSELTEPLPEEAINPDSRYRVKRDAQDIAELAKSLSDDPVYVLGSSSGSIVAMHVLKEHPDVVKKIAFHEPPINTFLPDAKYWQDKNAEIIDIAINEGMPQAMKLFGETLQISKLDQQYMSKPAQAENDADSKKRFDEMLGWFKYEIRQYTESDISIDDFKKHKDIITLLNGTASKGSFPQEVNFFISEETGIKIIDIPGGHLGYVQEPEGFAKVLLEMWG from the coding sequence ATGGAAACATTAGAATTACAAGGCGCTAAATTACGTTATCACAAAGTGGGCAATGGTCCTGTTATCATCTTCATCCCTGGTGCAAACGGTACTGGAGATATCTTCATGCCACTTGCACAACAATTAAAAGATAAATTCACTGTTGTCGCTGTAGATCGTCGTGGATATGGCCAAAGTGAATTAACTGAGCCACTACCTGAAGAAGCAATCAATCCAGATAGTCGTTACCGTGTTAAACGTGACGCACAAGATATCGCTGAATTAGCGAAATCATTAAGTGATGATCCTGTCTATGTATTAGGTTCAAGCTCAGGTTCAATCGTGGCAATGCACGTTTTAAAAGAACATCCTGATGTCGTTAAAAAAATCGCATTCCACGAACCACCAATTAACACATTCTTACCAGATGCAAAATATTGGCAAGATAAAAATGCTGAAATCATTGATATTGCGATTAATGAAGGTATGCCTCAAGCAATGAAATTATTTGGCGAAACGTTACAAATTAGTAAATTAGACCAACAATACATGTCAAAACCAGCTCAAGCTGAAAATGATGCTGACAGTAAAAAACGTTTCGATGAAATGTTAGGTTGGTTCAAATATGAAATTCGTCAATATACAGAATCTGATATTTCAATTGATGATTTCAAAAAACATAAAGACATCATTACTTTATTAAATGGTACAGCTTCAAAAGGTTCATTCCCTCAAGAAGTTAACTTCTTCATTTCTGAAGAAACTGGTATCAAAATCATCGATATTCCAGGTGGTCACTTAGGATACGTTCAAGAACCTGAAGGTTTCGCTAAAGTATTACTTGAAATGTGGGGTTAA
- a CDS encoding amidohydrolase: MKSINFEEHYVVEDIQKETMKYMSADPKGVPMKTMLEGLEQKSGFTDADEISHHDKRIHFMDKHDVEMQVLSYGNGAPSNLEGQCAIDLCKKANDTLADYVEKYPERFVGFATLPINEPQAAVEEFKRCINDLGFKGALIMGHPKNGFLDQDEYEPLFAAAETLNAPIYLHPSPVQSDVYQAYYKGNYPDVTAATFACFGYGWHVDVGIHAIHLVLSGVFDRHPNLNIIIGHWGEFVPFFLERMDSILFADHLQHPISHYFKNNFYITPSGMLTKPQFDLVKEEVGIDRILYSADYPYVEPENLGTFLNELGLTEEEQEKISYTNGAKLLGLDK; encoded by the coding sequence ATGAAAAGTATTAACTTTGAAGAACATTATGTTGTAGAAGATATTCAAAAAGAAACAATGAAGTATATGTCTGCTGACCCTAAAGGTGTACCAATGAAAACAATGCTTGAAGGTCTCGAACAAAAATCTGGTTTCACAGATGCTGATGAAATCTCACATCATGATAAACGTATCCATTTTATGGATAAACATGATGTTGAAATGCAAGTTTTATCCTATGGTAATGGCGCACCATCAAATTTAGAAGGACAATGTGCGATTGATTTATGTAAAAAAGCGAATGATACATTAGCAGACTATGTTGAAAAATATCCAGAACGCTTTGTTGGATTTGCGACGTTACCTATTAATGAACCACAAGCTGCAGTTGAAGAATTCAAACGCTGTATTAATGATTTGGGGTTCAAAGGCGCATTAATCATGGGACACCCTAAAAACGGTTTCCTTGACCAAGATGAGTACGAACCACTTTTTGCTGCTGCAGAAACATTAAACGCACCGATCTATCTACATCCATCTCCAGTACAAAGTGATGTATATCAAGCTTACTATAAAGGTAACTATCCTGACGTAACAGCTGCTACATTTGCTTGTTTCGGTTATGGTTGGCATGTTGATGTAGGTATTCACGCAATTCATTTAGTGCTTTCAGGTGTATTTGATCGTCATCCAAACTTAAATATTATTATTGGACACTGGGGCGAATTTGTACCATTCTTCTTAGAACGTATGGATTCTATTTTATTTGCAGATCACCTACAACATCCAATTAGTCATTATTTCAAAAATAATTTCTATATTACACCAAGTGGTATGTTAACGAAACCACAATTTGATTTAGTTAAAGAAGAAGTCGGTATTGATAGAATCTTATATTCAGCTGACTATCCTTATGTTGAACCGGAAAATTTAGGCACATTTTTAAATGAACTAGGTTTGACTGAAGAAGAACAAGAGAAAATTAGTTATACCAATGGCGCTAAATTATTAGGCTTAGATAAATAA
- a CDS encoding SDR family NAD(P)-dependent oxidoreductase, translating to MERITLITGGNKGLGFETAKEIKERGHKVYIGSRDADRGRKAADELGVEFVQLDVTDDISVQNAFKTIQEQEGRLDVLVNNAGISGGFKRPAELTVEDVQNVYNTNVFGIVRMMNTFIPLLEQSEQPVVVNVSSGLGSFGMVTNPDTQESKVNSLAYCSSKSAVTMLTVQYAKGLPHIQINVADPGSTNTDLVGDFSNNSKPASEGVIPIVKLATIDKDGPTGTFIDGNGTMPW from the coding sequence ATGGAAAGAATCACGTTAATCACTGGCGGTAACAAAGGGTTAGGCTTTGAAACTGCTAAAGAAATAAAAGAACGAGGTCATAAAGTCTACATTGGCTCTCGAGATGCTGACCGTGGACGCAAAGCTGCTGACGAACTCGGTGTCGAATTTGTTCAATTGGATGTCACTGATGATATTTCAGTCCAAAATGCTTTTAAAACCATTCAAGAACAAGAAGGACGTTTAGACGTATTAGTCAATAATGCTGGTATCTCAGGTGGATTTAAAAGACCAGCAGAATTAACCGTAGAAGATGTTCAAAATGTCTATAATACAAATGTCTTTGGCATTGTCAGAATGATGAACACCTTCATACCACTTCTTGAACAATCTGAACAACCAGTGGTAGTCAATGTAAGTAGCGGTTTAGGTTCATTTGGCATGGTAACTAATCCAGATACGCAAGAATCAAAAGTAAACTCATTAGCTTACTGTTCATCTAAATCAGCAGTAACAATGCTGACAGTACAATATGCGAAAGGATTACCGCATATTCAAATCAATGTTGCTGATCCTGGTTCAACCAACACGGATTTAGTTGGAGACTTTAGTAACAACTCTAAACCAGCATCAGAAGGTGTTATCCCTATCGTTAAACTTGCAACTATCGATAAAGATGGTCCTACAGGTACCTTTATTGATGGTAATGGAACTATGCCTTGGTAA
- a CDS encoding TetR/AcrR family transcriptional regulator, whose amino-acid sequence MRKDALKNRQRIENKALELFNSEGVENVSMNRISKELNIGMGTLYRHFKDKSDLCYRIIEHDFDDIMTQMLEIKTQYVAKKDIMAHSLDIFLKFKTDNSGLLNCIEGKDNAQLFRESDFFKHLNQYYFDLFNDYNDESWAIFKTDMLLKSLTTNTFEFQKNERQLSNETFRNNLIKLYLPNEVTK is encoded by the coding sequence ATGCGTAAAGATGCATTAAAGAATCGACAGCGTATAGAAAACAAAGCATTAGAATTATTTAATTCTGAAGGCGTTGAAAATGTAAGTATGAATAGAATTTCTAAGGAATTGAATATTGGTATGGGTACACTATATCGACATTTCAAAGATAAAAGTGACTTATGTTATCGCATTATCGAACATGATTTTGATGACATTATGACGCAAATGTTAGAAATTAAAACGCAATACGTTGCTAAGAAAGACATCATGGCGCATTCTCTTGATATATTTTTAAAATTTAAAACGGATAATAGTGGTTTACTAAATTGTATTGAAGGTAAAGACAATGCCCAGTTGTTCCGCGAGAGTGACTTCTTCAAACATTTAAATCAATATTATTTTGATTTATTTAATGATTATAATGATGAATCCTGGGCAATATTTAAAACAGATATGCTATTAAAATCTTTGACAACCAATACATTTGAATTTCAAAAAAATGAACGACAACTTTCTAATGAAACATTTAGAAATAATTTAATCAAACTATATTTGCCAAATGAGGTGACAAAATAA
- a CDS encoding DUF2316 family protein: MSLNKEQRQVTSEELKAHFHESTLSIENIAQEMNISIEEVERVLNMDAPNGFFGNKLQKFIHLVWDVRDLINDNIRQNGDQPKDYTYLKGEKEDYWFLQ, translated from the coding sequence ATGTCATTAAATAAAGAACAAAGACAAGTGACGAGTGAAGAGTTAAAAGCACATTTCCATGAATCAACATTGAGTATTGAAAATATTGCCCAAGAAATGAATATTTCTATAGAAGAAGTGGAAAGAGTATTAAACATGGATGCCCCAAATGGTTTCTTTGGCAATAAATTACAAAAATTTATACACTTAGTATGGGATGTTCGTGATTTAATCAATGATAATATTAGACAAAACGGCGATCAACCTAAAGACTATACGTATTTAAAAGGTGAGAAAGAAGATTATTGGTTTTTACAATAG